In Planctomycetota bacterium, a single window of DNA contains:
- a CDS encoding helix-turn-helix transcriptional regulator, whose protein sequence is MPSTAAPTGDVTWDTLNADAGAFILLLDDAATILHASPSAAALLRVDAATLAGRTLASIFGREFAQERVELINRACNGENRVRVRGMLMGVLCTESYRAAAPRRREALMVARPCGLEADVPEIAADPPAPLAHSNHLGPLAALTERELELLHHLGHGRTSDEIAAMMHRSTRTVEWHRASLGRKLHCDNRVQLARHATRAGLTALELSLIRALHRSNAQPVAS, encoded by the coding sequence ATGCCTTCAACAGCAGCTCCTACTGGCGACGTTACCTGGGACACACTGAACGCCGACGCCGGGGCGTTCATCCTTCTCTTGGACGACGCCGCGACCATCCTGCACGCCAGCCCGAGCGCCGCGGCGCTCCTTCGCGTCGACGCGGCCACGCTCGCCGGGCGGACGCTCGCGTCCATCTTCGGGCGTGAGTTCGCGCAGGAGCGCGTCGAGCTCATCAACCGGGCGTGCAACGGCGAGAACCGCGTCCGCGTCCGGGGCATGCTCATGGGCGTCCTGTGCACCGAGTCGTACCGCGCCGCCGCTCCGCGCCGGCGCGAGGCGCTGATGGTCGCGAGGCCCTGCGGCCTGGAGGCCGACGTCCCCGAGATCGCCGCCGATCCGCCCGCGCCCCTCGCCCACTCGAACCACCTGGGCCCGCTCGCGGCGCTCACGGAGCGCGAACTCGAACTGCTCCACCACCTCGGGCACGGACGCACCAGCGACGAGATTGCCGCGATGATGCACCGAAGCACGCGCACCGTCGAGTGGCACCGCGCCAGCCTCGGGCGAAAGCTCCACTGCGACAACCGCGTGCAGCTCGCACGACACGCCACGCGGGCCGGCCTGACGGCCCTCGAACTCTCGCTCATCCGCGCCCTGCACCGCTCCAACGCCCAGCCCGTGGCGAGCTGA
- a CDS encoding class I fructose-bisphosphate aldolase — MSTATNVRAVLGAQADALLNYESKTVRRGQLHLPGPDFVDRVLALSDRSPVVLRNFQTIMNHGRLGGTGYISILPVDQGIEHSAGASFAPNPEFFDPENIVRLAIEGGCNAVASTVGVLASVSRKYAHKIPFLVKFNHNEMLTYPNIYKQSYFGSVRQCYEMGAVAVGATVYFGNDSSRDEIAYVSDMFEEAHALGMVTVLWCYTRNAKFKTFPAHPAGTPQPDKPVDFHASADLTGQANHLGATIKADIIKQKLPVNNGGYAALNTGGSSYGKWDKRVYTELCGSDEWGNGGHPIDLCRYQILNNYMGRIPLINSGGESKGAADLQDAVLTAVINKRAGGMGLISGRKAFQKTMADGVALLQAVQDVYLDRSITVA; from the coding sequence ATGTCTACCGCAACGAACGTCCGAGCCGTCCTGGGCGCGCAGGCCGACGCGCTGCTGAACTACGAGTCCAAGACCGTCCGGCGCGGGCAGTTGCACCTGCCCGGGCCCGACTTCGTCGACCGCGTCCTTGCGCTCTCCGACCGCTCGCCGGTCGTGCTGCGCAACTTCCAGACCATCATGAACCACGGGCGCCTCGGCGGCACGGGGTACATCTCGATCCTCCCGGTCGACCAGGGCATCGAGCACTCCGCCGGCGCGAGCTTCGCGCCCAACCCCGAGTTCTTCGACCCGGAGAACATCGTCCGCCTGGCGATCGAGGGCGGCTGCAACGCCGTCGCCTCGACCGTCGGCGTGCTGGCGTCGGTCTCCCGCAAGTACGCCCACAAAATCCCCTTCCTCGTGAAGTTCAACCACAACGAGATGCTGACGTACCCGAACATCTACAAGCAGTCGTACTTCGGCAGCGTCCGCCAGTGCTACGAGATGGGGGCGGTGGCGGTCGGCGCGACGGTGTACTTCGGCAACGACTCCTCGCGCGACGAGATCGCGTATGTCTCCGACATGTTCGAGGAGGCGCACGCGCTGGGCATGGTCACGGTGCTCTGGTGCTACACGCGCAACGCGAAGTTCAAGACGTTCCCCGCGCACCCCGCGGGAACCCCGCAGCCCGACAAGCCCGTGGACTTCCACGCGAGCGCCGACCTCACCGGGCAGGCCAACCACCTGGGCGCGACGATCAAGGCCGACATCATCAAGCAGAAGCTGCCCGTGAACAACGGCGGGTACGCCGCGCTCAACACCGGCGGCTCGTCCTACGGCAAGTGGGACAAGCGCGTGTACACGGAGCTGTGCGGGAGCGATGAGTGGGGCAACGGCGGGCACCCCATTGACCTCTGCCGCTACCAGATCCTGAACAACTACATGGGGCGCATCCCGCTGATCAACTCGGGCGGGGAGAGCAAGGGCGCCGCCGACCTGCAGGACGCGGTGCTGACCGCCGTCATCAACAAGCGCGCGGGCGGGATGGGGCTCATCTCCGGGCGCAAGGCCTTCCAGAAGACCATGGCCGACGGCGTCGCGCTCCTGCAGGCCGTGCAGGACGTGTACCTCGATCGCAGCATCACGGTTGCCTGA
- a CDS encoding amidohydrolase family protein, translating into MKTHAPLARLARLTPLAATVLAALPAFAQDLTVKAPPQTRPIAIVNATIHPVSGEPVADGAILFAEGLIVGVYDRASWPDALRAAGGEQRVALIDAGGQHVYPGLISPYSQLGLTEIQAVRQTNDTAETGDFSPEVVAVTAVNPDSTLLPVTRSNGVLVAGVFPTGGIVPGRASVIRLDGWTTGEMAVAAQAGLIVRWPSTRTFTAWWMDRSEEDQQRDAQRALTRIREIFDAAEAYHAQRTADPGAPIDLRWEAMRAVFGTRQSASDSGAQPPSMPVYVLANDLDQINGAVTFFAERGLRCVIVGGRDADRCAELLTKHGVPVILSSGTFVMPRRADSPYDDAFSLPARLHGAGITFAIAVGDDTAHERNLPYAAAMAAAHGLPADAALRAITLDAARVLGVADRYGSLDAGKSATLILTTGTPLEVTTQVRRAFIDGREIDLSNKQTKLYEKYRERYRQTGDLKEP; encoded by the coding sequence GTGAAGACCCACGCCCCTCTCGCCCGCCTCGCCCGACTGACGCCGCTCGCCGCGACCGTGCTGGCCGCGCTGCCGGCGTTCGCGCAGGACCTCACCGTCAAGGCCCCGCCCCAGACGCGTCCCATCGCGATCGTCAACGCCACGATCCACCCGGTGTCGGGCGAGCCCGTCGCCGACGGCGCGATTCTCTTCGCCGAGGGCCTCATCGTGGGTGTCTACGACAGGGCCTCGTGGCCCGACGCCCTGCGCGCGGCGGGGGGCGAGCAGCGCGTCGCGCTCATCGACGCGGGCGGGCAGCACGTCTACCCGGGGCTGATCTCGCCCTACTCGCAACTGGGCCTGACGGAGATCCAGGCCGTCCGCCAGACCAACGACACCGCCGAGACCGGCGATTTTTCGCCCGAGGTCGTCGCCGTGACGGCGGTGAACCCGGACTCGACGCTGCTGCCGGTGACGCGCTCCAACGGCGTGCTGGTGGCGGGCGTGTTCCCCACCGGGGGCATCGTGCCCGGGCGCGCGAGCGTGATCCGCCTGGACGGCTGGACGACCGGCGAGATGGCCGTCGCCGCGCAGGCCGGGCTCATCGTCCGCTGGCCCTCGACGCGCACCTTCACCGCGTGGTGGATGGATCGCAGCGAGGAAGATCAGCAGCGCGACGCCCAGCGGGCGCTGACGCGCATCCGCGAGATCTTCGACGCGGCCGAGGCGTACCACGCGCAGCGCACCGCCGACCCGGGCGCCCCGATCGACCTGCGCTGGGAGGCCATGCGCGCGGTCTTCGGGACGCGCCAGTCGGCGTCGGATTCCGGCGCGCAGCCGCCCTCCATGCCCGTGTACGTCCTGGCGAACGACCTCGACCAGATCAACGGCGCGGTCACGTTCTTCGCCGAGCGGGGCCTGCGCTGCGTGATCGTCGGCGGGCGCGACGCCGACCGCTGCGCCGAACTGCTGACCAAGCACGGCGTGCCGGTGATTCTGTCGTCGGGCACGTTCGTCATGCCCCGGCGCGCCGACAGCCCGTACGACGACGCGTTCTCGCTGCCCGCGCGCCTGCACGGCGCGGGCATCACGTTCGCCATCGCCGTGGGCGACGACACCGCGCACGAGCGCAACCTGCCGTACGCCGCCGCCATGGCCGCGGCGCACGGCCTGCCCGCCGACGCCGCTCTGCGCGCCATCACGCTCGACGCCGCCCGCGTGCTGGGCGTCGCCGACCGCTACGGCTCGCTGGACGCGGGCAAGTCGGCGACGCTCATCCTGACGACGGGCACGCCCCTGGAAGTGACGACGCAGGTCCGCCGCGCGTTCATCGACGGGCGCGAGATCGACCTCTCGAACAAGCAGACCAAGCTGTACGAGAAGTACCGCGAGCGCTACCGCCAGACGGGCGATCTGAAGGAGCCCTAA
- a CDS encoding amidohydrolase family protein translates to MLKLLLAVVSGVCGLVFAQGPGPLQPPANGPRRADPAWTALANCTLHPAPGQTVPNATVVFRDGVVVAILPGADGQPARVPLGPRVIDSTDLHVYAAFIDPYVEVDAPAPAPGSPGVHWNAGVTPQRRALDGAGADAATAEALRKLGFGAAGIAPRGGTFRGTGALVSLAKAPDDPSVARPPVYRADIYQGVSFETARGGYPNSLMGAIALVRQTLADAAWLDALPEGAARAAALENEACLAFLSRSYDGVTPLLMDTADELDALRAAGVAKEFDRRAILLGSGTEFRRLEAIAAEKVPLFLPLNFPRTPDVGSLAKIDSTELRDLMTWEQAPTNPRRLAKAGVQFALTTARLRDRAQFTENLRKAIGAGLSPDQALAALTTTPAAMLLADGQLGTVEPGKRANLIVADGPLFEKKTRLRAVWIDGRPHELYTPGDDLSGEWTLDVPGAPEGKRKLVIEGTSITLHRDDASVKASRVSIEGGRVNFTFDHAPLGGREGVSAGSGVIERDAARRPVRLVGQGLHADGTSFVWSAARQPRSLAGLWPLVFERADAARPAPMLVFDDAGALTIVGADGSETPAPCQWDGATLRYDVPGVAGTRVEATPDFTDTPPTIAGAVVTPNARYPFTGTRAGVQGTWRVTKADAEIRNPDAEDALSIEIGKDSVTLTFTKPKGENAQRPKPTVIKGEDVKVEGRTVRFTHDLAPLGGAGKSTDVMRIFGDTLAGESTLPDGATHTYEAARRKKDDADDEDPMLKDIPESLPTPFGPYGSTQRPAQGTFVLRNGTVWTNTDRGILKNATVVVAAGKVVGIVEAGAPLPAVPADAVLIDCAGKHVTAGIIDAHSHTGISRGVNESGQAITAEVRIQDVTNPDTTNWYWQLAGGVTTVLNLHGSANAIGGQSQVNKVRWGAARPNDMHFEGAVAGIKFALGENPRGANSSSPREAGAGGGGARYPQTRMGVEMLIRDRFTAAREYAALRKSARPPRRDLELDALAEILEGTRLVHCHSYRQDEIVMLCHVAKEFGFKIGTFQHILEGYKVADYVRDHSGGGSGFADWWAYKVEVQDAIPQGLPLMQLVGATTSFNSDSDELARRLNVEAAKAVKYVGLPEEEAWKFVTLHPAQQLKIDSRVGAIRPGMDADLAVWSGPPMSTLSRCETTFVDGRRLFSLESDAAHREVIRAERSRLVQKILAERKKAGADDAPAAGAGEGPRRRQRPGGPPTDALSDEEAAAIREFYLDLEMRGKTPNQPGLCGCGFDHWE, encoded by the coding sequence ATGCTCAAGCTGCTCCTCGCCGTCGTATCGGGTGTCTGCGGGCTCGTGTTTGCGCAGGGCCCGGGCCCGCTCCAGCCGCCCGCGAACGGCCCGCGACGCGCCGACCCCGCGTGGACGGCGCTCGCCAACTGCACGCTGCACCCGGCCCCGGGGCAGACGGTTCCCAACGCGACGGTCGTGTTCCGCGACGGCGTGGTCGTCGCGATCCTGCCCGGGGCTGACGGGCAGCCCGCGCGCGTGCCGCTGGGCCCGCGCGTGATCGATTCCACCGACCTGCACGTGTACGCGGCGTTCATCGACCCGTATGTCGAGGTCGACGCCCCGGCGCCGGCCCCGGGCTCGCCGGGCGTGCACTGGAACGCGGGCGTCACGCCGCAGCGGCGCGCGCTCGACGGCGCGGGCGCCGACGCCGCCACGGCCGAGGCGCTGCGCAAGCTGGGGTTCGGTGCGGCGGGGATCGCGCCGCGCGGCGGGACGTTCCGGGGCACGGGCGCGCTCGTGAGCCTGGCCAAGGCGCCCGACGACCCGAGCGTCGCGCGTCCGCCGGTGTACCGGGCCGACATCTACCAGGGCGTGTCGTTCGAGACCGCGCGCGGGGGCTACCCCAACAGCCTGATGGGCGCGATCGCGCTGGTGCGTCAGACCCTGGCCGACGCCGCGTGGCTCGACGCCCTGCCCGAGGGCGCGGCCCGCGCCGCGGCCCTCGAGAACGAGGCGTGCCTGGCGTTCCTGAGCCGCTCGTACGACGGCGTCACCCCGCTGCTCATGGATACCGCCGACGAGCTCGACGCGCTGCGAGCGGCGGGCGTCGCGAAGGAGTTTGACCGGCGCGCGATCCTGCTGGGCAGCGGGACCGAGTTCCGCCGGTTGGAGGCGATCGCGGCGGAGAAGGTGCCCCTGTTCCTGCCGCTGAACTTCCCGCGCACGCCCGATGTCGGCTCGCTGGCGAAGATCGACTCGACCGAGCTGCGCGACCTCATGACGTGGGAGCAGGCCCCGACGAACCCGCGTCGCCTGGCGAAGGCCGGCGTGCAGTTCGCGCTCACGACGGCGCGCCTGCGCGACCGCGCCCAGTTCACGGAGAACCTGCGCAAGGCGATCGGCGCGGGGCTCTCGCCCGATCAGGCGCTCGCGGCGCTGACGACCACGCCCGCGGCGATGCTGCTCGCCGATGGGCAGCTCGGCACGGTGGAGCCGGGGAAGCGTGCGAACCTGATCGTGGCCGACGGGCCGCTGTTCGAGAAGAAGACCCGCCTGCGTGCCGTGTGGATCGACGGGCGCCCGCACGAGCTCTACACGCCCGGCGACGACCTGTCGGGCGAATGGACTCTGGATGTTCCCGGTGCGCCCGAGGGCAAGCGAAAGCTCGTCATCGAGGGCACGTCGATCACGCTGCACCGCGACGACGCGAGCGTGAAGGCGTCGCGCGTGAGCATCGAGGGCGGGCGTGTGAACTTCACGTTCGACCACGCCCCGCTGGGCGGGCGCGAGGGCGTTTCCGCCGGCTCGGGCGTGATCGAGCGCGACGCCGCCCGGCGCCCGGTGCGGCTTGTTGGCCAGGGATTGCACGCCGACGGCACGTCGTTCGTCTGGAGCGCGGCGCGTCAGCCCCGCTCGCTCGCCGGGCTCTGGCCCCTCGTGTTCGAACGTGCCGACGCGGCCCGCCCGGCGCCGATGCTCGTCTTCGACGACGCCGGCGCGCTCACCATCGTCGGCGCCGACGGCTCCGAGACGCCCGCGCCCTGCCAGTGGGACGGCGCCACGCTGCGGTACGACGTGCCCGGGGTCGCGGGCACGCGCGTCGAGGCGACGCCGGACTTCACCGACACGCCCCCGACCATCGCCGGCGCGGTGGTGACGCCGAACGCCCGCTACCCCTTCACGGGCACGCGGGCCGGGGTGCAGGGGACGTGGCGCGTCACCAAGGCCGACGCCGAGATCCGCAACCCCGACGCCGAGGACGCGCTCTCGATCGAGATCGGCAAGGACAGCGTCACGCTCACGTTCACCAAGCCCAAGGGCGAGAACGCCCAGCGCCCCAAGCCCACGGTAATCAAGGGCGAGGACGTCAAGGTGGAGGGCCGCACCGTCCGGTTCACGCACGACCTCGCGCCCCTGGGCGGCGCGGGCAAGAGCACCGACGTGATGCGGATCTTCGGCGACACGCTGGCGGGCGAATCAACCCTGCCCGACGGCGCGACGCACACCTACGAGGCGGCCCGGCGAAAGAAGGACGACGCCGACGACGAAGACCCGATGCTCAAGGACATCCCCGAATCGCTGCCCACGCCCTTCGGGCCCTACGGCTCCACGCAGCGCCCGGCGCAGGGCACGTTCGTCCTGCGGAACGGCACGGTCTGGACCAACACCGACCGGGGCATCCTGAAAAACGCGACCGTGGTCGTGGCGGCGGGGAAGGTCGTGGGGATCGTCGAGGCCGGGGCGCCTCTCCCCGCCGTCCCCGCCGACGCCGTGCTTATCGACTGCGCGGGCAAGCACGTCACCGCCGGCATCATCGATGCGCACAGCCACACGGGCATCTCGCGCGGCGTGAACGAGAGCGGGCAGGCGATCACCGCCGAGGTCCGCATCCAGGACGTCACGAACCCGGACACGACGAACTGGTACTGGCAGCTCGCGGGCGGCGTGACGACCGTGCTGAACCTGCACGGGTCGGCCAACGCCATCGGCGGGCAGTCGCAGGTGAACAAGGTGCGCTGGGGCGCGGCTCGCCCGAACGACATGCACTTCGAGGGCGCGGTCGCCGGGATCAAGTTCGCGCTCGGCGAGAACCCGCGCGGCGCGAACAGCTCGTCGCCGCGCGAGGCCGGCGCCGGGGGCGGGGGCGCCCGCTACCCGCAGACGCGCATGGGCGTGGAGATGCTCATCCGCGACCGATTCACCGCCGCACGCGAGTACGCCGCCCTGCGCAAGAGCGCCCGCCCGCCGCGGCGCGACCTGGAGCTGGACGCCCTGGCGGAGATCCTGGAGGGCACGCGCCTGGTGCACTGCCACTCGTACCGCCAGGACGAGATCGTGATGCTGTGCCACGTCGCGAAGGAGTTCGGGTTCAAGATCGGCACGTTCCAGCACATCCTCGAGGGGTACAAGGTCGCGGACTACGTGCGCGACCACTCCGGGGGCGGGTCGGGGTTCGCCGACTGGTGGGCGTACAAGGTCGAAGTGCAGGACGCGATCCCGCAGGGCCTGCCGCTCATGCAGCTCGTGGGCGCCACGACGAGCTTCAATAGCGACAGCGACGAGCTGGCGCGCCGGCTGAACGTCGAGGCGGCCAAGGCCGTCAAGTACGTCGGGCTTCCAGAGGAAGAGGCCTGGAAGTTCGTGACGCTGCACCCGGCGCAGCAGTTGAAGATCGACTCGCGCGTGGGCGCGATCCGCCCGGGCATGGACGCGGACCTCGCCGTGTGGTCGGGCCCGCCGATGAGCACCCTCTCGCGCTGCGAGACGACGTTCGTCGATGGTCGACGCCTGTTCTCGCTCGAGAGCGACGCGGCCCACCGCGAGGTCATCCGCGCGGAGCGCTCGCGTCTCGTGCAGAAGATCCTGGCCGAGCGCAAGAAGGCCGGAGCCGACGACGCGCCCGCCGCCGGCGCGGGCGAGGGGCCGCGCCGACGCCAGCGCCCCGGCGGCCCGCCGACGGACGCGCTCTCCGACGAGGAGGCCGCCGCCATCCGCGAGTTCTACCTCGACCTCGAGATGCGCGGGAAGACGCCCAACCAGCCGGGGCTGTGCGGCTGCGGCTTCGACCACTGGGAATAG
- a CDS encoding 2-C-methyl-D-erythritol 4-phosphate cytidylyltransferase — MRIGVIIPAAGSSARYAAAGGLRSKLDEDLGGKPVLQRTVELFTKFEPREGTIGAIIVAGPGNPDDFAEFRARHGDRLGFLGATLVPGGITHRWETVRAALGAVPDDCTHVCVHDAARPCASPELIDRVLRAGAMYPGVIPAVGITDTVKRVRDTGEAMGEDDPTAAILGAAPSRPLRVVEQTVDRAGLGLVQTPQFFRADLLRRAYAQADLSSTDDAGLVERLGERVVVVEGEARNIKVTVPDDLALARLILGVRPPEGRPVHKRF; from the coding sequence ATGCGCATCGGTGTCATCATTCCCGCGGCCGGGTCCTCGGCACGCTACGCCGCCGCCGGCGGGCTGCGGTCCAAGCTCGACGAAGACCTGGGCGGCAAGCCCGTGCTGCAGCGCACGGTCGAGCTGTTCACGAAGTTCGAGCCCCGCGAGGGCACGATCGGCGCGATCATCGTCGCTGGCCCGGGCAACCCCGACGACTTCGCCGAGTTCCGGGCTCGCCACGGCGACCGCCTGGGGTTCCTGGGCGCGACGCTCGTGCCGGGCGGGATCACGCACCGCTGGGAGACCGTGCGGGCGGCGCTCGGCGCGGTGCCCGACGACTGCACGCACGTGTGCGTGCACGACGCGGCCCGGCCTTGCGCGTCGCCCGAGCTCATCGACCGCGTGCTGCGCGCCGGGGCGATGTACCCGGGCGTGATCCCGGCCGTCGGCATCACCGACACCGTGAAGCGCGTGCGCGACACGGGCGAAGCGATGGGCGAGGACGACCCGACCGCCGCGATCCTCGGGGCGGCTCCCTCGCGCCCGCTGCGCGTGGTCGAGCAGACCGTCGATCGCGCGGGGCTCGGCTTGGTGCAGACGCCCCAGTTCTTCCGGGCCGACCTGCTGCGACGCGCGTACGCCCAGGCCGACCTCTCGAGCACCGATGACGCCGGGCTGGTTGAACGCCTGGGCGAGCGGGTCGTCGTGGTGGAGGGCGAGGCGCGGAACATCAAGGTGACGGTGCCCGACGATCTCGCGCTGGCGCGGCTCATCCTGGGGGTGCGGCCTCCCGAGGGCCGCCCCGTGCACAAGCGGTTCTGA
- a CDS encoding DUF4230 domain-containing protein — protein sequence MRSRAPASISTTAPAAAPTSAPSRPGSRVGGQAGARAGGVLALGCLALACVLVPLWGSVERARVSEAVAQAPVAPPSPAPADVARAMRAMKLVTVEIDTTVSVRRGDTSWRGDVAASVEVPVRLAYGTDLSGLAGDAVGVSVFDGLVVRIPPPQRVATEVFPERERTEVETGWLRMRSRAGEYYLGLARRDAAQAAREMTLRPEDQARVERVTVEQVTALVKSIVGGAVPVKVVVDRGGTLAAGEGNARGTAAPATEDR from the coding sequence ATGCGCTCCCGCGCTCCTGCCTCCATCTCGACCACCGCTCCCGCGGCAGCCCCCACCTCCGCGCCGTCGCGCCCGGGTTCGCGTGTGGGCGGGCAAGCGGGCGCCCGCGCGGGCGGCGTGCTTGCGTTGGGGTGCCTCGCGCTGGCGTGCGTGCTGGTGCCCCTGTGGGGAAGCGTCGAGCGTGCGCGGGTGAGCGAGGCGGTCGCGCAGGCGCCCGTCGCGCCGCCGTCGCCCGCGCCGGCGGATGTCGCGCGCGCCATGCGGGCGATGAAGCTCGTCACGGTGGAGATTGACACGACGGTCTCGGTGCGCCGGGGCGATACGTCGTGGCGGGGTGACGTGGCGGCGAGCGTCGAGGTGCCGGTGCGTCTCGCGTACGGCACGGACTTGTCGGGGCTCGCGGGCGACGCGGTGGGCGTGTCGGTCTTCGACGGGCTGGTGGTGCGGATCCCACCGCCGCAACGCGTCGCGACGGAGGTCTTTCCCGAGCGCGAGCGCACCGAGGTGGAGACGGGCTGGCTGCGGATGCGATCGCGCGCGGGGGAGTATTACCTGGGGCTGGCGCGGCGCGACGCGGCCCAGGCCGCCCGCGAGATGACGCTGCGCCCGGAGGACCAGGCGCGGGTGGAGCGTGTCACCGTCGAGCAGGTGACGGCGCTGGTGAAGTCGATCGTGGGCGGCGCGGTGCCGGTGAAGGTGGTCGTTGACCGCGGCGGCACACTCGCAGCTGGCGAGGGCAACGCGCGCGGCACAGCCGCACCCGCGACGGAGGACCGATGA
- a CDS encoding HAD-IIIA family hydrolase — MRPCVFLDRDDTLVECTALPPPPPPARPGDLVDPARVRLLPGVGEGLSRLAAGGFALVVISNQGSVARGGATLADVERVNDRLRDLVRADAGVELDAVYVCPFHPDPFGSAKNAPGPGEAGTNAPAPVARFHAEHDWRKPAPGMILAAARELGLDLGGSWLIGDAPRDVESGRRAGLAPHRCLRIGEGADAPDLAGAADIVLGAHDIGEVIASGGEVCTVLMHALDAAALADERVRGTVLASARSVADRAGVRVLHAEIEGGALIVTLAAGRLAGLGLLGEVRTITDRWRASRGEGPLWRGAHD, encoded by the coding sequence ATGCGCCCGTGCGTCTTCCTCGATCGCGACGACACGCTCGTCGAGTGCACGGCCTTGCCGCCGCCGCCCCCGCCCGCGCGCCCCGGCGACCTCGTCGACCCCGCACGCGTTCGCCTGCTCCCGGGCGTGGGCGAGGGCCTCTCGCGCCTCGCGGCGGGCGGATTCGCGTTGGTCGTGATCTCCAACCAGGGCAGCGTCGCCCGCGGCGGGGCCACGCTCGCCGACGTTGAACGCGTCAACGACCGCCTCCGCGACCTGGTGCGGGCCGACGCGGGCGTCGAACTCGACGCCGTCTACGTCTGCCCCTTCCACCCCGACCCGTTCGGCTCCGCGAAGAACGCCCCGGGCCCCGGGGAGGCCGGCACGAACGCGCCCGCGCCCGTCGCACGCTTCCACGCCGAGCACGACTGGCGCAAGCCCGCGCCCGGCATGATCCTGGCGGCGGCCCGCGAACTCGGACTCGACCTCGGCGGGTCGTGGCTCATCGGCGACGCCCCCCGCGACGTCGAGTCCGGGCGTCGCGCGGGGCTGGCCCCCCACCGCTGCCTGCGGATCGGCGAGGGCGCCGACGCCCCGGACCTGGCCGGGGCCGCCGACATCGTCCTCGGTGCGCACGACATCGGCGAGGTCATCGCCTCGGGGGGCGAGGTCTGCACGGTGCTGATGCACGCGCTCGACGCGGCCGCGCTCGCCGACGAACGCGTGCGGGGCACGGTGCTCGCCAGCGCCCGCAGCGTGGCCGACCGCGCGGGCGTGCGCGTGCTGCACGCCGAGATCGAGGGCGGCGCGCTCATCGTTACGCTCGCGGCCGGGCGCCTCGCGGGGCTCGGGCTGCTGGGCGAGGTCCGCACGATCACCGACCGCTGGCGCGCCTCGCGCGGCGAGGGCCCGCTGTGGAGAGGTGCGCATGACTGA
- a CDS encoding glycosyltransferase family 9 protein has protein sequence MTDATPPTPPTPPPPGTRGASAPGRLLVVLPSWVGDVCMATPTLRAIRQAFPGILIGGLCRPGIDDLLAGCGFFDDLHVQRASGVMGPKHAAARVRHARYDTALLLTNSFSTALAVRMAGIPRRIGYDRDARGILLTDKLKAPTRPDGSWSPVPAVDYYWTLAERFLLPLSRVGGAAMGPLQLGLTDAERDAGNALLERALAGRNAARSLAILNPGGNNPAKRWPADRFARLGAWLADAHAMDILVNGSPGERDLTGAIASDVRRLAPGAGVGDLAASGVTLSSLKAIVARAGLMVTNDTGPRHIAAAFGVPVVTLFGPTDHRWTTIPTRPDAPEAIVLADPTLPDDQLANDHPERCAIDRIHEPRVRESVSRVLGASGRAASRTPLDAARPAP, from the coding sequence ATGACTGACGCCACCCCCCCCACCCCCCCCACGCCGCCGCCGCCGGGCACGCGAGGCGCGTCCGCCCCGGGCCGCCTGCTCGTCGTGCTGCCGAGCTGGGTGGGCGACGTCTGCATGGCGACGCCCACGCTCCGCGCGATCCGCCAGGCGTTCCCGGGAATCCTGATCGGGGGCCTGTGCCGCCCGGGCATCGACGACCTGCTCGCGGGCTGCGGGTTCTTCGACGACCTGCACGTGCAGCGGGCGTCGGGCGTCATGGGCCCCAAGCACGCGGCGGCCCGGGTGCGCCACGCGCGCTACGACACCGCCCTGCTGCTCACCAACTCGTTCAGCACCGCCCTCGCCGTCCGCATGGCGGGCATCCCCCGCCGCATCGGCTACGACCGCGACGCGCGGGGCATCCTGCTGACCGACAAGCTCAAGGCCCCCACGCGACCCGACGGCTCGTGGTCTCCCGTGCCCGCCGTCGACTACTACTGGACGCTCGCCGAGCGGTTCCTCCTGCCGCTCTCGCGCGTGGGCGGGGCGGCGATGGGCCCGCTGCAACTCGGGCTGACCGACGCCGAGCGGGACGCGGGAAACGCGCTGCTGGAGCGGGCCCTGGCCGGGCGCAACGCGGCCCGCTCGTTGGCGATCCTGAATCCCGGGGGCAACAACCCGGCCAAGCGCTGGCCGGCCGACCGCTTCGCGCGCCTCGGGGCCTGGCTGGCCGACGCCCACGCGATGGACATCCTCGTCAACGGCTCGCCCGGCGAGCGCGATCTCACCGGCGCGATCGCGTCCGACGTCCGCCGCCTCGCGCCCGGCGCGGGTGTCGGCGATCTCGCGGCGTCGGGCGTCACGCTGTCGAGCCTCAAGGCCATCGTCGCGCGGGCCGGGCTCATGGTGACCAACGACACCGGCCCGCGCCACATCGCCGCGGCGTTCGGCGTGCCCGTCGTCACGCTCTTCGGCCCCACCGACCACCGCTGGACCACCATCCCCACGCGCCCCGACGCGCCGGAAGCGATCGTTCTGGCCGACCCCACCCTGCCCGACGACCAACTCGCCAACGACCACCCCGAACGCTGCGCCATCGACCGCATCCACGAGCCCCGGGTCCGGGAATCGGTGTCGCGGGTGCTGGGGGCAAGCGGGAGGGCCGCCTCGCGGACGCCCTTGGACGCCGCCCGACCCGCTCCCTAG